A genomic stretch from Clostridia bacterium includes:
- a CDS encoding DAK2 domain-containing protein: MNTVCMTGLLFAEMVKSGAANLYANRTIVNDLNVFPIPDGDTGDNMYMTVDSGASAVGGEGKLCEAASKAARGMLMGARGNSGVILSRIFAGLAKGFDGKEEAGVTEVGAAFYAAVKEAYGAVAVPVEGTILTVIKDAANYAGERISAYKTLEEYFDDFTAELRRSLDRTPDLLDVLKEAGVVDSGGAGLVYIVEGMRDVLYGEGGSVSGTGSAPSASAAKNIDIATFTSDMQLEFGYCTEFLLRLQQSKCDVDAFDVDAFTAKLNELGNSVVCFRDDTVVKVHVHTMTPGEILDFGQQYGEFLTLKIENMMLQHHEATIRNRFTVSAPKPKKAYGIVAVASGDGIKQVFTSLGTDVVVDGGQSMNPSAKDFIEAFEEINASTILVYPNNSNVILTARQAAELYKDADVRVIPSRTIGEGYASLSMLDTTSGDTDSILENVDSIIDSVVTGMVSRASRDAEMDGVAVRKDDYIGFADDKIYVDSPDKCEALLGLAEKLDSASRDVMLLICGRDTTEEEAQSVYATLTERYKRTEVIMIDGGQPIHDFVLILE; encoded by the coding sequence ATGAATACCGTATGTATGACCGGCCTGCTTTTTGCCGAAATGGTAAAAAGCGGAGCCGCGAATCTGTACGCTAACAGAACAATCGTAAACGATCTTAATGTTTTCCCGATCCCTGACGGTGACACGGGGGACAATATGTATATGACTGTGGATTCCGGGGCTTCAGCCGTCGGCGGTGAAGGGAAGCTTTGCGAAGCAGCTTCGAAGGCGGCGCGCGGTATGCTCATGGGCGCGCGCGGAAACTCGGGAGTCATCCTTTCCAGAATATTCGCGGGTTTGGCAAAGGGCTTCGACGGTAAGGAAGAAGCAGGCGTCACTGAAGTCGGCGCGGCGTTCTACGCCGCTGTAAAAGAGGCCTACGGCGCGGTGGCCGTGCCCGTTGAAGGCACCATACTCACCGTGATCAAGGATGCCGCCAATTATGCCGGAGAGCGTATTTCAGCGTACAAAACGCTGGAAGAATACTTTGACGATTTCACGGCGGAACTGCGCCGTTCGCTTGACAGAACGCCGGACCTGCTCGATGTGCTGAAAGAAGCAGGCGTTGTCGACAGCGGCGGAGCCGGCCTCGTTTACATAGTCGAGGGTATGCGCGATGTTCTCTACGGCGAAGGAGGCAGCGTTTCCGGAACGGGTTCAGCGCCGTCGGCATCTGCGGCGAAAAATATTGACATCGCCACATTCACCAGCGATATGCAGCTCGAATTCGGCTATTGCACGGAGTTCCTGCTCCGCCTGCAGCAGTCCAAGTGCGACGTTGACGCCTTCGACGTCGACGCCTTCACCGCGAAGCTCAACGAGCTCGGCAACTCTGTCGTCTGCTTCCGCGACGACACCGTTGTCAAGGTGCATGTGCACACGATGACTCCCGGCGAGATCCTCGATTTCGGCCAGCAGTACGGCGAATTCCTGACGCTGAAAATCGAAAACATGATGCTCCAGCATCATGAGGCAACGATCCGGAACCGCTTTACCGTATCCGCGCCGAAACCGAAGAAGGCGTACGGCATCGTCGCCGTTGCTTCCGGAGATGGTATAAAGCAGGTTTTCACATCGCTCGGTACCGACGTTGTCGTTGACGGCGGACAGAGCATGAATCCGTCCGCAAAAGATTTTATCGAAGCGTTCGAGGAGATCAACGCATCCACGATCCTCGTATATCCAAATAACAGCAATGTTATTTTGACCGCGCGTCAGGCGGCGGAGCTTTACAAAGACGCCGACGTCCGCGTCATACCGAGCCGCACGATAGGCGAGGGCTACGCATCGCTTTCGATGCTCGATACGACTTCCGGCGACACCGACAGCATACTCGAAAACGTAGATAGTATAATCGACAGCGTCGTTACCGGAATGGTCTCCCGCGCGAGCCGCGACGCCGAAATGGACGGCGTTGCCGTCCGCAAGGATGACTACATCGGCTTCGCCGACGATAAGATCTACGTCGACAGTCCCGACAAGTGCGAGGCGCTCCTCGGGCTCGCCGAAAAGCTCGACAGCGCGAGCCGCGACGTTATGCTGCTCATATGCGGCCGCGACACGACCGAAGAAGAGGCGCAGAGCGTCTACGCGACGCTTACCGAGCGCTACAAGCGCACCGAAGTCATTATGATAGACGGCGGCCAGCCGATACACGACTTCGTGCTTATCCTGGAGTAG
- a CDS encoding DegV family protein — translation MLRLFVDTDCDVDLKTAKEYGLELISMPYTVDGKLICPYEDYEEFDSKEFYDMLRQRAASGGELPTTSSVNAERYKQYFEPFFAQGDEILYIHFSELMSQTFVNMRAAVAELKEKYPDAVFREYDTKAITALGYTLAVEAAELYKAGKSADEIIAHLDRERDHFTIYFFADNLKFFKRSGRVGGLAATMGTLLGVRPLIHINEEGQMLSIGKERGRANAIDALFRYADELGDDVAGHRIIIAHTGAPDIVEQVEEMLREKYGPDVEIVKFPVNPTAGAHCGPDSVGLCFHSKRR, via the coding sequence ATGCTCAGACTGTTTGTTGATACCGACTGCGACGTCGATCTCAAGACCGCTAAGGAATACGGGCTTGAGCTTATCAGCATGCCTTACACCGTCGACGGCAAGCTGATCTGCCCTTATGAAGATTACGAAGAATTTGATTCAAAAGAGTTTTACGATATGCTCCGTCAGCGCGCCGCGTCGGGCGGCGAGCTCCCGACCACGAGTTCGGTGAACGCCGAGCGCTATAAGCAGTATTTCGAGCCCTTCTTCGCGCAGGGTGACGAAATACTCTACATTCACTTTTCCGAGCTGATGAGCCAGACGTTCGTGAATATGCGAGCCGCCGTAGCGGAGCTGAAGGAAAAGTATCCCGACGCCGTCTTCCGCGAATACGACACGAAGGCCATCACGGCGCTGGGTTATACGCTCGCTGTTGAAGCGGCCGAGCTTTACAAGGCCGGCAAGAGCGCGGACGAGATAATCGCGCACCTCGATAGAGAGAGAGATCACTTTACCATATACTTCTTCGCCGATAACCTCAAGTTCTTCAAGCGCAGCGGCAGAGTCGGAGGGCTCGCCGCCACTATGGGAACGCTGCTCGGAGTACGCCCGCTGATACACATCAACGAGGAAGGGCAGATGCTCAGCATCGGCAAGGAGCGCGGCAGAGCGAACGCCATTGACGCGCTGTTCAGATACGCTGACGAGCTCGGCGACGACGTTGCCGGTCACCGCATCATCATCGCTCACACCGGTGCGCCCGATATCGTCGAGCAGGTCGAGGAGATGCTCCGCGAGAAGTACGGACCCGACGTCGAGATCGTCAAGTTCCCCGTCAACCCGACCGCGGGCGCGCACTGCGGCCCCGACTCCGTCGGGCTCTGTTTCCACTCGAAGCGCCGCTGA
- the plsX gene encoding phosphate acyltransferase PlsX, protein MIKIIVDCFGGDKGVSATVGGAKMAIESFYDLEVVLTGAEAIIKDEMKRIGLKERCTVVHAPDVIDCNDKPTDVVRHRPDSSMMKAIEMLRAGEADGMVSTGSTGALVAAATMRVGRLKGVSRPTFCPIMPTMNGRIVGVCDSGANVECTAPRLCQFAVMGSIYMKSVFGVKNPRVALLNVGVEEEKGDLLRRTTYQMLKSAEGLNFVGNMESRDLMSGNYDLVVCDGFSGNVLVKSAEGTALLMLKKIKKDISSRMRNKVGALFMKKMFKEQKEFMDYRNYGGSVILGTKKVIIKGHGSSNAVSVAKCIEQAYRMEANDINSQIEAAVAAFAEEKERAAE, encoded by the coding sequence ATGATAAAAATAATCGTTGACTGCTTCGGAGGGGACAAGGGCGTTTCCGCGACCGTCGGCGGCGCCAAAATGGCGATCGAAAGCTTCTACGACCTCGAGGTCGTTCTTACCGGCGCCGAAGCGATCATCAAAGACGAAATGAAGCGCATCGGCCTGAAGGAACGCTGTACCGTCGTTCACGCGCCCGACGTCATCGACTGCAACGACAAGCCGACGGACGTCGTCCGCCACAGGCCCGACAGTTCGATGATGAAGGCGATAGAGATGCTGCGCGCGGGCGAAGCGGACGGCATGGTCAGCACCGGCTCCACCGGCGCGCTCGTAGCCGCCGCGACAATGCGTGTCGGACGCCTCAAGGGCGTCAGCCGCCCGACCTTCTGCCCGATAATGCCCACTATGAACGGCAGGATCGTCGGCGTCTGCGACAGCGGAGCGAACGTCGAATGCACCGCGCCGCGTCTCTGCCAGTTTGCCGTTATGGGCAGCATCTATATGAAGAGCGTCTTCGGCGTCAAGAATCCGCGCGTCGCGCTTCTCAACGTCGGCGTCGAAGAGGAGAAGGGTGACCTGCTCCGCAGGACGACCTACCAGATGCTGAAATCCGCCGAAGGGCTGAACTTCGTCGGCAATATGGAGAGCCGCGACCTTATGTCCGGCAACTACGATCTCGTCGTCTGCGACGGCTTCTCCGGCAACGTGCTCGTCAAGAGCGCCGAAGGCACCGCGCTGCTGATGCTCAAAAAGATCAAGAAGGACATCTCCTCCCGTATGCGCAACAAGGTCGGCGCGCTGTTTATGAAGAAGATGTTCAAGGAACAGAAAGAGTTCATGGACTACCGCAACTACGGCGGAAGCGTCATCCTCGGCACGAAAAAGGTCATCATCAAGGGGCACGGCAGCAGCAACGCCGTCTCCGTCGCCAAGTGTATCGAGCAGGCCTACCGTATGGAAGCGAACGACATCAACTCGCAGATAGAAGCCGCCGTCGCCGCCTTCGCGGAAGAGAAGGAGCGCGCCGCGGAATAA
- the mnmA gene encoding tRNA 2-thiouridine(34) synthase MnmA yields MKILVAMSGGVDSTAAALLLKRQGHDVAGATLDLLPENGNKRDIEDAAAAAAAIGIPHYVFELKDVFAEKVIGNFCAEYVRGRTPNPCVQCNMFVKFGAMARMAAELGYGTLATGHYARVCREKGRYFIRRASDAKKDQSYVLYGLTQEQLAHVVFPLADMTKEEIRALAAEAGLNAALRRDSQDICFIKDGDYAGYLREKQGVVPVPGDFVDADGNTLGRHDGVIYYTVGQRKGLGVTFGEPRYVVAKNAVDNTVTLGKNEDLFVNTVRVRELKLQKLAALDSPVRVTAKTRYGQRETPALLSPDGDGAALVFDSPVRAPAPGQSAVFYDGDDIVGGGIII; encoded by the coding sequence ATGAAGATACTTGTCGCCATGAGCGGCGGCGTTGACAGCACCGCGGCCGCGCTCCTGCTGAAACGGCAGGGGCACGACGTCGCCGGAGCCACGCTCGACCTGCTCCCCGAAAACGGAAATAAGCGCGATATCGAGGACGCCGCCGCCGCGGCGGCCGCCATCGGCATACCGCATTACGTCTTCGAACTAAAGGACGTCTTCGCGGAGAAGGTCATAGGGAACTTCTGCGCCGAATACGTCCGCGGCAGGACGCCCAACCCCTGCGTGCAGTGCAATATGTTCGTCAAGTTCGGCGCGATGGCGCGGATGGCGGCGGAGCTCGGTTACGGCACGCTCGCCACCGGCCATTACGCGCGCGTCTGCCGCGAAAAAGGCAGGTATTTCATCAGGCGCGCCTCCGACGCGAAGAAGGATCAGAGCTACGTGCTCTACGGGCTCACGCAGGAGCAGCTCGCGCATGTCGTCTTCCCGCTCGCGGATATGACGAAGGAGGAGATCCGCGCGCTCGCCGCCGAGGCGGGGCTGAACGCCGCCTTGCGCCGCGACAGCCAGGATATCTGCTTCATCAAGGACGGCGACTACGCCGGTTACCTGCGCGAAAAGCAGGGCGTCGTTCCCGTTCCCGGCGACTTCGTCGACGCGGACGGAAACACGCTCGGAAGGCACGACGGAGTGATTTATTACACCGTCGGACAGCGCAAGGGACTCGGCGTGACCTTCGGCGAACCGCGCTACGTCGTCGCGAAGAACGCGGTTGACAATACTGTTACGCTCGGCAAAAACGAGGATCTGTTCGTCAACACCGTCCGCGTACGCGAGCTGAAACTGCAGAAGCTCGCCGCGCTCGACTCCCCCGTCCGCGTGACCGCGAAAACGCGGTACGGTCAGCGCGAAACCCCCGCGCTCCTCTCCCCCGACGGAGACGGCGCGGCGCTGGTTTTCGACTCGCCGGTGCGCGCGCCCGCGCCCGGACAGTCCGCTGTCTTTTACGACGGCGACGACATTGTGGGCGGCGGGATAATAATCTGA
- a CDS encoding germination protein YpeB: MNKMKRRTLVRIISYASAALLVAVGFAVSGYSLAWDYREQLENGYRRALTDLSSSVSSMDTLLQKSKYASTPAMLGTIASGIWRDAGAAKANLGMLPVTEASLDNVNKFLSQAGEYALYVSERVAAGERMTAEETAALARLSELASKVNAGLNELVASVSDKTVMLTEVSKKANGFLAGINNDGIAISGGFADVENGFENYPTLIYDGPYSDFALNKESAMLKRETEVTPERAKKLAASAMGADVSAVTAGGENTGKLPAYYFYCGEKSAEITKAGGHLLTMTDGAEPQEERLTVEAATAAASAFLDKFGYGDMTSTYYVVEYGVCTMNFAYESGGVICYPDLIKVGVSMADGSVVTFDARAYITNHVARDLPEPKTTAAEARAKLREGLSALKERLAVIPTDGGGEKYCREILCKAADGTEVLEYFNADSLLEEDVLILLHEDNGVLTV, encoded by the coding sequence ATGAATAAGATGAAGCGCCGGACGCTCGTCCGCATTATCAGCTACGCTTCCGCGGCGTTGTTGGTCGCGGTCGGTTTCGCGGTCTCCGGATATTCGCTCGCGTGGGACTACCGCGAACAGCTCGAGAACGGCTACCGCCGCGCGCTGACAGACCTTTCCTCCAGCGTCAGCAGTATGGATACGCTGCTGCAGAAGAGCAAATACGCCTCCACGCCGGCGATGCTCGGCACGATCGCCTCCGGCATATGGCGCGACGCGGGTGCGGCGAAGGCGAACCTCGGTATGCTTCCGGTCACGGAGGCCTCGCTCGACAACGTAAATAAGTTTCTGTCGCAGGCGGGGGAATACGCGCTTTACGTTTCCGAACGCGTCGCCGCGGGCGAAAGGATGACCGCCGAGGAAACGGCGGCGCTTGCGCGGCTTTCAGAGCTCGCGTCGAAGGTCAACGCCGGACTTAACGAGCTCGTCGCCTCCGTCTCGGACAAGACCGTGATGCTGACCGAGGTGAGTAAAAAGGCCAACGGCTTCCTCGCCGGCATAAACAACGACGGGATCGCGATCTCCGGCGGCTTCGCGGACGTCGAGAACGGCTTCGAGAACTACCCGACGCTGATCTACGACGGCCCTTACTCCGACTTCGCGCTTAACAAGGAGAGCGCGATGCTGAAGCGCGAGACCGAGGTAACGCCCGAGCGCGCGAAAAAGCTCGCCGCCTCCGCGATGGGAGCCGACGTTTCCGCCGTGACCGCCGGCGGCGAGAATACCGGCAAACTGCCGGCGTACTACTTCTACTGCGGCGAGAAGTCCGCGGAGATCACGAAAGCCGGCGGGCACCTGCTTACGATGACGGACGGCGCGGAGCCGCAGGAGGAGCGCCTTACCGTTGAAGCGGCTACCGCCGCGGCGTCCGCGTTCCTCGATAAGTTTGGCTACGGGGATATGACGAGCACCTACTACGTCGTCGAATACGGCGTCTGCACGATGAACTTCGCATACGAAAGCGGCGGCGTGATCTGCTATCCCGACCTGATAAAAGTCGGCGTCTCCATGGCGGACGGCAGCGTCGTGACCTTCGACGCGCGCGCCTATATCACGAACCACGTCGCCCGCGACCTGCCGGAGCCGAAGACGACCGCCGCGGAGGCGAGGGCGAAGCTGCGCGAGGGCCTGTCCGCGCTGAAGGAACGCCTCGCGGTGATCCCCACCGACGGCGGCGGTGAAAAATACTGCCGCGAAATACTCTGCAAAGCCGCGGACGGCACGGAGGTCCTCGAATACTTCAACGCCGACAGTCTCCTGGAGGAGGACGTTTTGATACTTCTTCACGAGGATAACGGCGTGCTGACGGTATAA